Proteins from a genomic interval of Aquabacterium sp. J223:
- the gltX gene encoding glutamate--tRNA ligase — MTTVRTRFAPSPTGFIHLGNIRSALYPWAYARAKQGVFILRIEDTDEERSTQAAVDVILDGMRWLGLDPDEGPYYQMQRMDRYRAVLREMLDRGLAYWCYMTPAELDALRERQMAAKQKPRYDGTWRPEPGKTLPPVPEGVRPVLRFKSPQTGTVGWDDKVKGRIEFSNEELDDLVIARAAPEGSADGIGTPTYNFCVVVDDIDMAISHVIRGDDHVNNTPRQIHIFRALGQEPPVYAHLPTVLNEHGEKMSKRNGAKPVTQYRDEGFLPEAMVNYLARLGWSHGDAEIFSREQFLQWFDLDHLGKSAAQFDEAKLRWVNAQHLKAADDGRLALLVGEQLRGRGLPVPDDARLQAMCALFKDRCATTVELADWLVMYVQTPTAARSSDEQAKVEAARPALQDLTARLRTAEWTREAIQQCLKDSVAATGLKLPQLAIPVRLLVCGRSQTPSIDAVLSLFDRETVLARLQEA; from the coding sequence ATGACCACCGTCCGCACCCGGTTCGCGCCCAGCCCGACCGGCTTCATCCACCTGGGCAACATCCGCTCGGCGCTCTACCCCTGGGCCTACGCCCGGGCGAAGCAGGGCGTCTTCATCCTGCGCATCGAGGACACCGACGAGGAGCGGTCCACCCAGGCGGCGGTGGACGTCATCCTGGACGGCATGCGCTGGCTGGGCCTCGACCCCGACGAGGGGCCCTACTACCAGATGCAGCGCATGGACCGCTACCGCGCCGTGCTGCGGGAGATGCTGGACCGCGGACTGGCCTACTGGTGCTACATGACCCCCGCCGAGCTCGACGCGCTGCGCGAGCGGCAGATGGCGGCCAAGCAGAAGCCTCGTTATGACGGCACCTGGCGGCCAGAGCCCGGCAAGACGCTGCCGCCGGTGCCGGAGGGCGTGCGGCCGGTGCTGCGCTTCAAGAGCCCGCAGACCGGCACCGTGGGCTGGGACGACAAGGTCAAGGGCCGCATCGAGTTCAGCAACGAGGAACTCGACGACCTGGTCATCGCCCGCGCCGCGCCCGAGGGCTCGGCCGACGGCATCGGCACGCCCACCTACAACTTCTGCGTGGTCGTCGACGACATCGACATGGCGATCAGCCATGTCATCCGCGGCGACGACCACGTCAACAACACGCCGCGGCAGATCCACATCTTTCGCGCCCTCGGTCAGGAGCCGCCGGTCTACGCGCACCTGCCGACCGTGCTCAACGAGCACGGCGAGAAGATGAGCAAGCGCAACGGCGCCAAGCCGGTGACGCAGTACCGCGACGAGGGGTTCCTGCCCGAGGCGATGGTGAACTACCTCGCACGGCTGGGCTGGAGCCACGGTGACGCCGAGATCTTCAGCCGCGAGCAGTTCCTGCAGTGGTTCGACCTCGACCACCTGGGCAAGAGCGCTGCGCAGTTCGACGAGGCCAAGCTGCGCTGGGTCAACGCCCAGCACCTGAAGGCGGCCGACGACGGACGGCTGGCGCTGCTGGTCGGCGAGCAACTGCGTGGCCGCGGCTTGCCGGTGCCGGACGACGCGCGCCTGCAGGCCATGTGCGCGCTGTTCAAGGACCGCTGCGCCACCACCGTCGAGCTGGCGGACTGGCTGGTGATGTACGTGCAGACGCCCACCGCGGCGCGGTCATCGGACGAGCAGGCCAAGGTCGAGGCGGCGCGCCCGGCGCTTCAGGACCTGACGGCGCGGTTGCGCACCGCCGAGTGGACCCGCGAAGCGATCCAGCAGTGCCTGAAGGACAGCGTCGCCGCCACCGGGCTGAAGCTGCCGCAGCTGGCGATTCCGGTGCGGCTGCTGGTGTGCGGCCGGTCGCAAACGCCGTCCATCGACGCCGTACTGTCGCTGTTCGACCGCGAAACGGTCCTCGCTCGGTTGCAGGAGGCGTGA
- a CDS encoding quinone oxidoreductase family protein, whose product MAHAIRITATGGPDVMQWLATDPGEPGPGQVRLRQVAVGCNFIDIYQRRGSMPLPLPSGLGMEAAGVVQAVGEGVRHVAVGDRVAYVDKVTGAYADERVVSAEPLVRLPDGVGFEQAASMMTRGLTAQLLLRRAYAVQPGDAVLVHAAAGGVGQIACQWAKALGALVIGTVGSAAKAEVARAHGCDLALVQGRDDVVAQVRAATAGAGVAVVYDSIGRDTLMQSLDCLRPRGLMVAFGATSGPLPALDTMALLKRGSLFFTRLTLAHYTAQRPELEAAVAELFAVVASGAVKVGPSQVFALAEAAKAHAAMEARQTTGATVLRV is encoded by the coding sequence GTGGCGCACGCGATCCGCATCACCGCCACCGGCGGCCCCGACGTCATGCAGTGGCTGGCGACGGACCCCGGTGAGCCCGGCCCGGGCCAGGTACGCCTGCGCCAGGTGGCGGTGGGCTGCAATTTCATCGACATCTACCAACGCCGGGGCAGCATGCCCTTGCCGCTGCCCAGCGGCCTGGGCATGGAAGCCGCAGGCGTGGTGCAGGCAGTGGGCGAAGGCGTTCGGCACGTGGCGGTGGGCGACCGCGTGGCCTACGTTGACAAGGTCACCGGCGCCTATGCCGACGAGCGGGTGGTGAGCGCCGAGCCGCTGGTGCGTCTGCCGGACGGCGTCGGCTTCGAGCAGGCGGCGTCGATGATGACGCGCGGCCTGACGGCGCAGCTGCTGCTGCGCCGCGCCTACGCGGTGCAGCCGGGCGATGCGGTGCTGGTGCATGCCGCCGCCGGCGGCGTGGGGCAGATCGCCTGCCAGTGGGCGAAGGCCCTGGGCGCCCTGGTGATCGGCACGGTGGGCTCGGCCGCCAAGGCCGAGGTGGCGCGCGCCCACGGCTGCGACCTGGCGCTGGTGCAGGGCCGCGACGACGTGGTGGCCCAGGTGCGCGCCGCCACCGCCGGCGCCGGCGTGGCCGTGGTGTACGACTCCATCGGCCGCGACACGCTCATGCAGTCGCTGGACTGCCTGCGCCCACGGGGGCTGATGGTGGCCTTCGGCGCGACTTCAGGCCCGCTGCCGGCGCTGGACACGATGGCGCTGCTCAAGCGCGGTTCCCTATTCTTCACCCGCCTGACCCTGGCCCACTACACCGCGCAGCGGCCGGAGCTGGAAGCCGCCGTGGCCGAGTTGTTTGCCGTCGTGGCCAGCGGGGCGGTCAAGGTGGGCCCCAGCCAGGTCTTCGCGCTGGCGGAGGCGGCCAAGGCCCATGCCGCCATGGAAGCGCGGCAGACCACCGGCGCCACCGTGTTGCGGGTGTAG
- a CDS encoding SPOR domain-containing protein, which translates to MGLLSRFTRQGDRAATTDAAPPASADAVQQARVKARRRLIGAVVLLAIGVIGFPLLFETQPRPIPVDVVMELPRREGAAPLPLPAARPPAAAPARQPDEIVEKAADQGRELPAPTTPRAATPETAPKAAAEPPRPRPDAAKTPEKRLADDAARARALLEGQSSDKATTVAAAANESKPAEKAERFIVQVGAFADAGAVREARAKVEKLGLKTYTQAVETEGGQRVRVRVGPFGSRDEADKAAARLKTAGLPAAILAL; encoded by the coding sequence ATGGGTCTTTTGTCCCGCTTCACACGCCAGGGCGATCGCGCCGCGACGACCGATGCCGCCCCGCCGGCCAGTGCCGACGCGGTGCAGCAGGCGAGGGTGAAGGCCCGCCGGCGGTTGATCGGCGCGGTGGTGCTGCTGGCCATCGGCGTCATCGGCTTCCCGCTGCTGTTCGAGACCCAGCCGCGGCCCATCCCGGTGGACGTCGTGATGGAGCTGCCGCGGCGCGAGGGCGCGGCCCCGTTGCCGCTGCCGGCGGCCCGTCCGCCCGCCGCCGCACCGGCCCGCCAGCCGGACGAGATCGTCGAGAAGGCCGCGGACCAGGGGCGGGAGCTGCCAGCGCCGACTACGCCCCGTGCGGCGACCCCGGAGACCGCGCCGAAGGCCGCTGCCGAGCCGCCGCGACCCAGACCCGATGCGGCCAAGACGCCGGAGAAGCGGCTGGCCGACGACGCCGCGCGCGCCCGGGCACTGCTCGAAGGCCAGTCGTCGGACAAGGCCACGACAGTGGCCGCCGCTGCCAACGAATCGAAGCCCGCCGAGAAGGCCGAGCGCTTCATCGTGCAGGTGGGCGCGTTCGCCGACGCCGGCGCGGTGCGCGAGGCGCGGGCCAAGGTCGAGAAGCTGGGCCTGAAGACCTACACCCAGGCGGTGGAGACCGAAGGCGGGCAGCGCGTGCGGGTGCGGGTGGGGCCGTTCGGCTCCCGCGACGAGGCCGACAAGGCCGCCGCCCGCTTGAAGACGGCCGGCCTGCCGGCGGCCATCCTCGCGCTTTGA
- a CDS encoding dihydrodipicolinate synthase family protein, which translates to MSTGSPRARFEPQGVIPAVLLPFDAAHEVDEPAFRRHLADVTGTRGVTAIAVNGHSTEVSSCTPDERQRVLDIALDTVGDRTPVVAGVYSDSTREAAALARAAERSGAAALLVFAPNPFTGGAAARPEMTLAFYREIAAASSLPLVLFQFPMAGGLGTPLPTLLRLAEEVPTLRAVKDFTNHPVAAEAQWRALRALPRPLKVLTSHSSWLLGALAIGADGILSGAGSVIPELHVALFEAMRRGDLAAARAVNDRIHPLADAFYSEPFLDMHNRMKEALVMLGRADRAHVRGPLLKPDAQDLARLARALHAAGLLPPGH; encoded by the coding sequence ATGTCCACAGGGTCGCCACGCGCCCGCTTCGAGCCCCAGGGCGTCATCCCCGCGGTGCTGCTGCCGTTCGACGCGGCGCACGAGGTCGACGAGCCCGCCTTCAGGCGCCACCTGGCGGATGTGACTGGCACCCGCGGCGTGACCGCGATCGCGGTCAATGGCCACTCCACCGAGGTCTCGTCGTGCACCCCGGACGAACGCCAGCGCGTGCTGGACATCGCGCTGGACACGGTGGGCGACCGCACGCCGGTGGTGGCGGGCGTCTATTCGGACAGCACCCGCGAAGCGGCGGCCCTTGCGCGGGCCGCCGAACGCAGCGGCGCCGCCGCATTGCTGGTCTTCGCACCGAACCCCTTCACGGGCGGAGCCGCCGCGCGGCCCGAGATGACGCTGGCCTTCTACCGCGAGATCGCCGCGGCCAGCAGCCTGCCGCTGGTCCTCTTCCAGTTTCCGATGGCCGGGGGCCTGGGCACGCCCCTGCCGACGCTGCTGCGGCTGGCCGAAGAGGTGCCCACGCTGCGTGCGGTCAAGGACTTCACCAACCACCCGGTGGCCGCCGAGGCGCAGTGGCGCGCCCTGCGGGCGTTGCCGCGGCCGCTGAAGGTGCTCACCTCGCACAGCTCGTGGCTGCTGGGGGCGCTGGCGATCGGGGCCGACGGCATTCTGTCGGGTGCCGGCAGCGTGATCCCCGAGTTGCACGTGGCGCTGTTCGAAGCCATGCGGCGCGGCGACCTGGCCGCTGCGCGCGCCGTCAACGACCGCATCCACCCGCTGGCCGATGCCTTCTACAGCGAGCCGTTCCTGGACATGCACAACCGGATGAAGGAGGCGCTGGTGATGCTGGGTCGCGCCGACCGTGCCCATGTGCGCGGCCCGTTGCTGAAACCGGACGCCCAGGACTTGGCGCGTCTCGCGCGCGCGCTGCACGCCGCCGGCCTGTTGCCGCCGGGGCACTGA
- a CDS encoding tripartite tricarboxylate transporter substrate binding protein, which translates to MQPQLQKSLGSTVLVDNVAGAGGSIAVQKVLAAAPDGKLMIMGTITDAVLTPLSLKAAKYQGESLRMVGLLSQNPLVLLARADLPVKDAKELVAHARSGHKGLFYGSIGRGSIFHLVTEDLAQQTGLKLTHVAYKGLAPLVQDLMGGQVDLAFYPLAANAFELIKSGRLKALGITGNARVPQLPQVPTFNETGITKGFDYSMWPALFMPAQAPMAEAQRVNDAVAALVASTEFLKFCEETGTTPAKPLSLAETERFYKAEMVAFRKVAATIKLEAE; encoded by the coding sequence GTGCAGCCCCAGCTGCAGAAGTCGCTGGGCAGCACCGTGCTGGTCGACAACGTGGCCGGTGCCGGCGGTTCGATCGCGGTGCAGAAGGTGCTGGCAGCGGCGCCGGACGGCAAGCTGATGATCATGGGCACGATCACCGATGCCGTGCTCACGCCGCTCAGCCTGAAGGCCGCCAAGTACCAGGGCGAAAGCCTGCGCATGGTGGGCCTGCTCTCGCAGAACCCGCTGGTGTTGCTCGCCCGGGCCGACCTGCCGGTGAAGGACGCCAAGGAACTGGTGGCCCACGCCCGCAGCGGCCACAAGGGCTTGTTCTACGGCTCCATCGGGCGCGGCTCCATCTTCCATCTCGTCACGGAGGATCTGGCCCAGCAGACCGGCCTGAAGCTCACGCACGTCGCCTACAAGGGGCTCGCGCCGCTGGTGCAGGACCTGATGGGTGGCCAGGTGGATCTGGCCTTCTACCCGCTGGCGGCCAACGCCTTCGAGCTCATCAAGAGCGGCAGGCTCAAGGCGCTGGGGATCACCGGCAATGCGCGCGTGCCGCAGTTGCCCCAGGTGCCCACCTTCAACGAAACCGGCATCACCAAGGGCTTCGACTACAGCATGTGGCCCGCGCTCTTCATGCCCGCGCAGGCGCCCATGGCCGAGGCGCAGCGAGTCAACGATGCGGTGGCCGCCCTGGTGGCTTCGACGGAGTTCCTGAAGTTCTGCGAAGAGACCGGCACCACGCCGGCGAAACCCTTGTCGCTCGCCGAGACCGAGCGCTTCTACAAGGCCGAGATGGTCGCGTTCCGCAAGGTGGCCGCGACCATCAAGCTCGAAGCCGAGTAG
- the purF gene encoding amidophosphoribosyltransferase, whose protein sequence is MCGIVGVISKSPVNQLIYDALLLLQHRGQDAAGMVTMQGSKCFMHKARGMVRDVFRTRNMRALPGNVGLGQVRYPTAGNAYSEEEAQPFYVNAPFGIVLVHNGNLTNAHALKAELFDIDRRHINTESDTEVLLNVLAHELEKAGSHQALTPEAVFTAVRSVHRRIRGSYAVIALIAGHGLLAFRDPYGIRPLVMGEAVTDEGREVMLASESVALEGTGHTVLRDVAPGEAVFIDEQGRLHAQQCAEAPTLQPCMFEFVYLARPDSVMDGVSVYQARLNMGETLAQRVISTMPPSEIDVVIPIPESSRPSAMQLAQKIGKPYREGFVKNRYVGRTFIMPGQAVRKKSVRQKLNAIVQEFKGRNVLLVDDSIVRGTTSKEIVQMAREAGARKVYLASAAPPVRFPNVYGIDMPTKDELIAHGRSIEEIRQFVGADALIYQDVEAMKRVVRQINPRLQGFEASCFDGCYVTGDVSAEDFKAIEAQRLSQPDEEEGVGRTRLALQSAAEQA, encoded by the coding sequence ATGTGCGGCATCGTCGGTGTGATTTCCAAGTCGCCGGTCAACCAGCTCATCTACGACGCGCTGCTGCTGCTGCAGCACCGCGGGCAGGATGCGGCGGGCATGGTCACCATGCAGGGCAGCAAGTGCTTCATGCACAAGGCCCGCGGCATGGTGCGAGACGTCTTCCGCACCCGCAACATGCGGGCGCTGCCGGGCAACGTCGGCCTGGGGCAGGTGCGCTACCCCACCGCGGGCAACGCCTACAGCGAGGAAGAGGCGCAGCCGTTCTACGTCAACGCGCCCTTCGGCATCGTGCTGGTCCACAACGGCAACCTGACCAACGCCCATGCGCTGAAGGCCGAGCTGTTCGACATCGACCGCCGCCACATCAACACCGAAAGCGACACCGAGGTGCTGCTCAACGTGCTGGCGCACGAGTTGGAGAAGGCCGGCAGCCATCAGGCGCTGACGCCCGAGGCCGTGTTCACCGCCGTGCGCAGCGTGCACCGGCGCATCCGCGGTTCCTACGCGGTGATCGCGCTGATCGCCGGCCACGGCCTGCTGGCCTTCCGCGATCCCTACGGCATCCGGCCGCTGGTGATGGGGGAGGCGGTGACCGACGAGGGCCGCGAGGTGATGCTGGCCAGCGAAAGCGTCGCGCTCGAAGGCACCGGCCACACCGTGCTGCGCGACGTCGCCCCCGGCGAGGCGGTGTTCATCGACGAGCAGGGCCGGCTGCACGCCCAGCAGTGCGCCGAGGCGCCCACGCTGCAGCCCTGCATGTTCGAGTTCGTCTACCTGGCCCGGCCGGATTCGGTGATGGACGGGGTGTCGGTCTACCAGGCGCGGCTGAACATGGGCGAGACGCTGGCACAGCGGGTGATCTCGACCATGCCGCCGTCGGAGATCGACGTCGTCATCCCGATCCCGGAGTCGAGCCGGCCGTCGGCCATGCAGCTGGCGCAGAAGATCGGCAAGCCGTACCGCGAGGGCTTCGTCAAGAACCGCTACGTCGGCCGCACCTTCATCATGCCGGGGCAGGCGGTGCGCAAGAAGAGCGTGCGGCAGAAGCTCAACGCCATCGTGCAGGAGTTCAAGGGCCGCAACGTGCTGCTGGTCGACGACTCCATCGTGCGCGGCACCACCAGCAAGGAGATCGTGCAGATGGCCCGCGAGGCCGGCGCGCGCAAGGTCTACCTGGCCTCGGCCGCGCCGCCGGTGCGCTTTCCCAACGTCTACGGCATCGACATGCCGACCAAGGACGAACTGATCGCCCATGGCCGCAGCATCGAGGAGATCCGGCAGTTCGTCGGCGCCGATGCGCTGATCTACCAGGACGTCGAGGCGATGAAGCGGGTGGTCCGGCAGATCAACCCGCGGCTGCAGGGCTTCGAAGCCTCCTGCTTCGACGGCTGCTACGTCACCGGCGACGTCAGCGCCGAGGACTTCAAGGCCATCGAGGCGCAGCGTCTGTCGCAGCCCGACGAGGAGGAGGGCGTCGGCCGCACCCGGCTCGCCCTGCAGAGCGCGGCCGAACAGGCCTGA
- a CDS encoding CvpA family protein, translating into MPALGWIDWALLSVLLLSVLVGLWRGLVFELLSLVGWLVAWFGAQWLQSDVAAWLPFGTPGGAINRTAAFVVAFVGLLVAWSLLSRLVRLLVAASPLSAVDRTLGAGFGLLRGLVVLLVLATAITLTPARASPSWQASHGAMWLNRVLDDLAPVLPAWARQRPAHAAQQ; encoded by the coding sequence ATGCCCGCGCTCGGCTGGATCGACTGGGCCCTGCTGTCGGTGCTGCTGCTGTCGGTGCTGGTCGGTCTGTGGCGCGGGCTGGTCTTCGAGCTGCTGTCGCTGGTGGGCTGGCTGGTGGCGTGGTTCGGCGCGCAGTGGCTGCAGTCGGACGTGGCGGCGTGGCTGCCCTTCGGCACGCCGGGCGGCGCGATCAACCGGACGGCCGCCTTCGTCGTCGCCTTCGTCGGCCTGCTCGTCGCCTGGTCGCTGCTGTCCCGGCTGGTGCGGCTGTTGGTCGCCGCCTCGCCGCTGAGCGCGGTCGATCGCACGCTGGGGGCGGGGTTCGGACTGCTGCGCGGGCTGGTGGTGCTGCTGGTGCTGGCCACGGCCATCACCTTGACGCCGGCCCGTGCGTCCCCAAGTTGGCAGGCATCGCACGGCGCGATGTGGCTCAATCGGGTGCTCGACGACCTGGCGCCGGTGCTGCCGGCCTGGGCTCGACAACGGCCGGCGCATGCGGCCCAGCAATGA
- a CDS encoding LysR family transcriptional regulator: MDVNGLILLVQILDAGNLSEAARRLKMSRANVSYHLAQLERSVGQQLVRRTTRRVEPTEIGLKLYEHGRTVQNELHAARESVTTLGQQLQGRVRLSVPSGYGQVVMAPWLLDFKRRYPGIVLDVMFENRVEDLMRDEVDVAVRVLSEPPQNLVARELGHLRYVACASIDYAAAHGLPRTLDDLRTSPVITSSVIGRHLRLAAYLRDERHEVLLEPTLISENFLFLHQAVQAGLGVGLLPDYLVQEDVRRGVIVTSLDEWRLSIFGSRLHLLYMPNRHHTRAMATFIEAMLACARSEAVGGEHDHGPSNDPPGDLGPAR; the protein is encoded by the coding sequence ATGGACGTGAACGGCCTCATCCTGCTCGTGCAGATCCTCGACGCCGGCAACCTGAGCGAAGCCGCCCGACGGCTGAAGATGAGCCGGGCCAACGTCAGCTACCACCTCGCGCAGCTGGAGCGGTCGGTCGGCCAGCAGTTGGTGCGGCGCACGACACGGCGGGTGGAGCCGACGGAGATCGGCCTGAAGCTGTACGAGCACGGCCGCACGGTGCAGAACGAACTGCACGCCGCGCGCGAGTCGGTGACCACGCTGGGTCAGCAACTGCAGGGGCGGGTGCGGTTGTCGGTGCCCAGCGGTTATGGCCAGGTGGTGATGGCGCCCTGGCTGCTCGACTTCAAGCGCCGGTACCCCGGCATCGTGCTCGACGTGATGTTCGAGAACCGCGTCGAGGACCTGATGCGCGACGAGGTGGACGTGGCGGTGCGGGTGCTGTCCGAGCCGCCGCAGAACCTGGTGGCCCGCGAACTGGGCCACCTGCGCTACGTGGCCTGCGCCTCCATCGACTACGCCGCGGCGCACGGCCTGCCGCGAACGCTGGACGACCTGCGCACCTCGCCGGTGATCACCTCCTCGGTGATCGGGCGCCACCTGCGGCTGGCCGCCTACCTCCGCGACGAGCGGCACGAGGTGCTGCTGGAGCCGACGCTGATCTCGGAGAACTTCCTCTTCCTGCACCAGGCCGTGCAGGCCGGGTTGGGCGTCGGCCTGCTGCCCGACTACCTGGTGCAGGAGGACGTCCGACGAGGCGTCATCGTCACCTCGCTGGACGAGTGGCGCCTGTCCATCTTCGGTTCGCGGCTGCACCTGCTGTACATGCCCAACCGCCACCACACCCGGGCCATGGCCACCTTCATCGAGGCGATGCTGGCCTGCGCACGCAGCGAAGCGGTCGGCGGCGAGCACGACCACGGTCCCTCGAACGACCCGCCCGGCGACCTTGGTCCGGCGCGGTGA
- a CDS encoding LysR family transcriptional regulator yields MNLKVVQLLARTAALGSISAAAAEMGMSSSLASRHLAALERELGARLLQRTTRSLKVTPAGEQVVRWAQAAMADYSAMRDALGMAQGRPAGLVRVACTEYLAHTVVADVLADFALRYPLIEISLLTTDRAVQLSEGQVDLALHVGAPPDSNVAVRRLREVRTVLCASPAYLAERGTPTRPEDLVHHRCLAHSTYEPVNWFFRRSGELLVHALRPHVTTNSTSTLHQLALRGVGIARLSGRLCAADLSSGALRSLLPDCAQTLANGELPSVWMIFPDRHLLQRVRLVADAITQRTNAVP; encoded by the coding sequence ATGAACTTGAAGGTCGTCCAACTGCTGGCGCGCACCGCGGCCCTGGGCAGCATCAGCGCAGCGGCGGCCGAGATGGGCATGTCGTCGTCGCTGGCCAGCCGCCACCTGGCCGCGCTGGAACGCGAGCTGGGCGCGAGGCTGCTGCAGCGGACCACGCGCAGCCTGAAGGTCACGCCGGCGGGCGAGCAGGTGGTGCGGTGGGCCCAAGCCGCCATGGCCGACTACAGCGCCATGCGCGACGCGCTGGGCATGGCGCAGGGCCGGCCGGCCGGTCTGGTGCGCGTGGCCTGCACCGAGTACCTGGCGCACACGGTGGTGGCCGACGTGCTGGCGGACTTCGCGCTGCGCTACCCGCTGATCGAGATCTCGCTGCTCACCACCGACCGCGCGGTGCAGCTGAGCGAAGGCCAGGTGGACCTCGCCCTCCACGTCGGCGCACCGCCGGACAGCAACGTGGCCGTGCGCCGCCTGCGCGAAGTGCGCACCGTGCTCTGCGCCAGCCCTGCCTACCTGGCGGAGCGGGGCACGCCCACGCGGCCGGAGGACCTGGTGCACCACCGCTGCCTGGCCCACAGCACCTACGAGCCCGTCAACTGGTTCTTCCGCCGCAGCGGCGAGCTGCTCGTGCATGCCCTGCGCCCGCACGTCACCACCAACAGCACCTCCACGCTGCACCAACTGGCATTGCGCGGGGTGGGCATCGCCCGCCTGAGCGGCCGCCTGTGCGCCGCCGACCTGAGCAGCGGCGCGCTGCGGAGCCTGCTGCCGGACTGCGCGCAGACGCTGGCCAACGGCGAGCTGCCCTCGGTGTGGATGATCTTCCCGGACCGCCACCTGCTGCAGCGCGTGCGTCTGGTGGCCGATGCCATCACGCAGCGCACGAACGCCGTACCTTGA
- the folC gene encoding bifunctional tetrahydrofolate synthase/dihydrofolate synthase produces the protein MSTLPSTLDDWLAHCERLHPKTIDMTLDRVVAVRDRLGLRFDVPVISVGGTNGKGSTCALIESIGLQAGYRVGLYSKPHLVRFEERCRLNGAMVATDDLLPHFAAVEAARGDTTLTWFEFTTLAIMRCLSQAELDLVVLEVGMGGRLDAVNAVDADCAVVTGIALDHTEYLGPDREAIGREKAGIFRTGRPAVVGDPQPPQSLLDHAREIGADLRLQGRDFRFFGDRQQWSWIGRGRRYNSLAYPALRGANQLLNASAALAAFEALQDRLPLTAQGVRNGLAFVDLPGRFQIVPGQPTLVLDVAHNPQAVAALALNLDQMGFFPRTHAVFGAMQDKDLAGVLQPLLPLVDAWYTCDLPTPRAATADDLARHLADAAGRPVSAQPFSDPRAALESALVAADPADRILVFGSFYTVGGVLRDGLPVRPGPHLAAPGAGPAA, from the coding sequence TTGAGCACGCTGCCCTCCACGCTGGACGACTGGCTCGCCCACTGCGAGCGGCTGCACCCCAAGACCATCGACATGACGCTGGACCGGGTGGTCGCCGTGCGCGACCGCCTGGGATTGCGCTTCGACGTGCCGGTGATCAGCGTCGGCGGCACCAACGGCAAAGGCTCCACCTGCGCGCTGATCGAGTCGATCGGCCTGCAGGCCGGCTACCGCGTGGGGCTGTACAGCAAGCCGCACCTGGTCCGCTTCGAGGAGCGCTGCCGCCTCAACGGCGCGATGGTCGCCACCGACGACCTGCTGCCGCACTTCGCGGCGGTGGAGGCGGCGCGCGGCGACACCACGCTCACCTGGTTCGAGTTCACGACGCTGGCCATCATGCGCTGCCTGTCGCAGGCCGAACTCGACCTGGTGGTGCTCGAGGTCGGCATGGGCGGCCGGCTGGACGCGGTGAACGCGGTGGACGCCGACTGCGCAGTGGTCACCGGCATCGCGCTCGACCACACCGAGTACCTCGGCCCCGACCGCGAGGCCATCGGCCGCGAGAAGGCCGGCATCTTCCGCACCGGCCGGCCGGCGGTGGTCGGTGACCCGCAGCCGCCGCAGTCGCTGCTCGACCATGCGCGCGAGATCGGCGCCGACCTGCGGCTGCAGGGCCGGGACTTCCGCTTCTTCGGCGACCGCCAGCAGTGGAGCTGGATCGGCCGTGGGCGCCGCTACAACAGCCTGGCCTACCCGGCGCTGCGGGGCGCCAACCAGCTGCTCAACGCCAGCGCCGCGCTGGCCGCCTTCGAGGCGCTGCAGGACCGCCTGCCGCTGACCGCCCAGGGCGTGCGCAACGGCCTGGCCTTCGTCGACCTGCCCGGACGCTTCCAGATCGTGCCCGGCCAGCCGACGCTCGTGCTCGACGTGGCGCACAACCCCCAGGCCGTGGCGGCGCTGGCGCTCAACCTCGACCAGATGGGCTTCTTCCCGCGCACCCATGCGGTGTTCGGCGCCATGCAGGACAAGGACCTGGCCGGGGTGCTGCAGCCGTTGCTGCCGCTGGTCGACGCCTGGTACACCTGCGACCTGCCGACGCCGCGGGCCGCCACCGCGGACGACCTGGCCCGGCACCTGGCCGACGCCGCCGGTCGTCCGGTGTCCGCGCAGCCCTTCTCGGACCCCCGCGCGGCCCTGGAGAGCGCCCTGGTCGCGGCCGACCCGGCTGATAGAATTTTGGTCTTCGGTTCCTTCTACACGGTGGGCGGCGTGCTGCGCGACGGTCTGCCGGTCCGGCCCGGTCCGCACCTCGCAGCGCCCGGTGCCGGTCCCGCGGCCTGA